The genomic interval AAGCGGGTACACTCCGGGATCGGTTACTTGCCGCCGGAGGAGTTTGAAGCTATATTGCAGGATGAAGACAGGAAACAGGAACTCGGACAGGTCACACTAAAACTGGCGGATTAACTGTCCAGTTGACGGGGTGCAGTCCACCCGCGCTCCAAAGGAACCGTGGTCAGCGACCACGGGGAAGCGTTAAAAGAGGCAAGCACGGGGAAGTGTTAATAGAGGTGACCACGGGGAAGCGCTAGTAAAAACACTGTTTAATCATTGAAATTGACATATTCTGGAATGCCGCATATAATGCTCAAACTATGAGTAAAACATCCTTCTTGCCGCCGGAAGAGCTTGAATCACCAAGCTGGTACGCTGTTTACGTCCGGCACCAGAGTGAATACAAGATATCCAGCGTGATCCGTGACAAACTGGGGATAGAGTCGTTGGTGCCAAGCCTTACCCTATGGAAAAAAAGGGGGAACAGGGAGTCTGTCATCACAAAGCCGGTGTTCGGCTCATATGTGTTCATAAAGACGAACCTTAGGGCGATCAACCTTCGCCTGCTGTATTCCATAAACGGCATATTCGATCTTGTGCGGCAGGGGGGCGCCCCCGCGCCTATAGCGGAAAAGGAAATAGAGAGCGTCAACGTGATGCTGGCCAGCGGGGCGCATTTGCATGAAATGGAGTTCTCCCGCAGGTTAAAGCCGTATGACAGGGTGGAGGTGACCGGCGGGCCTTTGGCCGGCGCGGTGGGCTATTTCATGCGCACGAACATCAAAAGCGGCCGGTTTGTGGTGAGCCTGGACCTTTTTAACAGGGCGCTTGTGACCGAGCTTGAAGCTGATCTTGTGAAGGCCTGGTAGGCGGAGAGTTTACTCCTTCCCGGCTTTGACATTTTGCGAGGTGGTGTTTGCCACTTGACAATCAGTTGGCCGGAGGCATGCGCCAAAACACGCGGCGGCGGCCAAAAATCAATTAAAATCAGGTTTCAATGGAGTTTTGCCCGGTTGTTCGCTCGTAAATCATGAAAACCAAGTCAGTTAAGCGGAAAAAGAACGGCCAGCTGGCCCATAACTATTACAGGAGCATGGCCGAGGAAGCGGTGTCGATGCAGATCCTCGACAGCGTGGAGAAAAGCCAGAGCGTCTCCCAGAACAAGATCGCCAGGCAGACGGGGCTTGCCGCCGGGCTCGTCCATTCCTACATGAAAAAGGTGATCGCCAAGGGGTGGGTGAAAGCCAGGCAGGTGAGCGCGCGCAGGTGGCTTTATTACCTGACGCCGGAAGGATTCCTGGAAAAAAGCAGGCTCACTATAGAATACCTTTCCCTGACAATGAAAAACTACCGCGCGGCCCAGTCTGTGATCAGCGAACTGCTGGCCAGATGTTCCGAAGAGGGGAAGCGCCGGCTTGTGGTGGCCGGCGCCAACGGGCTGGCTGAGATAGCGGCGCTCAACATCATGACCACCGAAGGGCTTACGCTGGCCGGAGTTGTGGCCGAGGGCTCCAATGAGCCTGTGGCCGGCGTCCAGACGGCGCCGTTTAACGCCCTGCGCTCCATTGAATACGACAGGATACTTGTATGCGACGCCGCTTTTCTGGAATGGTGGGGGCGGCGGGACGGGGCGCCGGACAACAGCGCGCTGGTCATCCTTTCCGGGCCCAGGGTCTGAAGGTTGAAGGCGCGCGTAATGTTATATAATTCCCAAACGGCGCATGGCCGGCCGGCTTTGCGCCATAAATGAATAAAGGAAAATAATGGCAAGAGAATTCAAGGTAGGCAACAACCACGTCCACGACGATTCCGACTGTTACGTCATAGCCGAGATAGGGCACAACCACCAGGGGAACTTCGAGACGGCCAAGGAGATGATCCGGACCGCCAAGGAGTGCGGCGCGTCGGCCGTGAAATTCCAGAAGCGCGACAACCGCTCCCTTTTCACCCGCGAATACTACGACAAGCCTTATGACAACGAGCTTTCGTACGGAGCCACCTACGGGCTGCACAGGGAGGCGCTGGAGCTTTCAAAGGAGCATTTCGCCGACTTGATCGCATATTCGGCGGAGTTGAGCGTTGATTTTCTGGCCACGGCATTCGATTTTAAAAGCGCGGACCTGCTGGCGGACATTGGCGTGGCCGGGTACAAGGTGGCGTCGGGGGACGCGAAGTCGATCCCGTTGATAAAGCACGTGGCATCATTTGGAAAGCCCCTTCTCATCTCCACCGGCGGGTGCACCATAGAGGACGTCCACCGCATTTACGACGCCGTGTCCGCCGCGAACAAGAACATCTGCATTATGCAGTGCACCGCGTCATACCCGTGCGAGTACGCCCACCTGGATTTGAACGTGATAACCACTTACCGCAACAGGTTCGAGGACGTTGTGATCGGGTTTTCAGACCACTCCAACGGGATCGCCATGGGCCCTGTGTCATACCTGCTCGGCTCCCGGGTGATTGAGAAACACTTCACCTTGAACAGGGCGATGCGCGGCACTGACCACGCTTTTTCGCTGGAGCCCGTGGGATTGCGAAAGCTTGTGAGGGACTTGAAGCGGACCCGCGTGGCGCTGGGGAGCGCCGTGAAAAGGGTGCATGAATGCGAGAAGAGCCCGATCATCAAGATGGGGAAGAAACTTGTGGCGGCAAGTTCCCTTCCCAAGGGGCATGTGCTCACCCATGAGGATGTGGCCATAAAAAGCCCCGGCGACGGGCTGGCTCCATACGAGCTGGACAGGGTGATCGGCAAAAAGCTGCTGGTGGACATAAAAGAAGACGGAGACATCATGTTCGAGGCGCTCGGGCAGTAGATGAAAAGCGG from Nitrospinota bacterium carries:
- a CDS encoding winged helix-turn-helix transcriptional regulator, with the translated sequence MKTKSVKRKKNGQLAHNYYRSMAEEAVSMQILDSVEKSQSVSQNKIARQTGLAAGLVHSYMKKVIAKGWVKARQVSARRWLYYLTPEGFLEKSRLTIEYLSLTMKNYRAAQSVISELLARCSEEGKRRLVVAGANGLAEIAALNIMTTEGLTLAGVVAEGSNEPVAGVQTAPFNALRSIEYDRILVCDAAFLEWWGRRDGAPDNSALVILSGPRV
- a CDS encoding N-acetylneuraminate synthase family protein; its protein translation is MAREFKVGNNHVHDDSDCYVIAEIGHNHQGNFETAKEMIRTAKECGASAVKFQKRDNRSLFTREYYDKPYDNELSYGATYGLHREALELSKEHFADLIAYSAELSVDFLATAFDFKSADLLADIGVAGYKVASGDAKSIPLIKHVASFGKPLLISTGGCTIEDVHRIYDAVSAANKNICIMQCTASYPCEYAHLDLNVITTYRNRFEDVVIGFSDHSNGIAMGPVSYLLGSRVIEKHFTLNRAMRGTDHAFSLEPVGLRKLVRDLKRTRVALGSAVKRVHECEKSPIIKMGKKLVAASSLPKGHVLTHEDVAIKSPGDGLAPYELDRVIGKKLLVDIKEDGDIMFEALGQ